A genomic segment from Corylus avellana chromosome ca5, CavTom2PMs-1.0 encodes:
- the LOC132182077 gene encoding cold-responsive protein kinase 1-like, whose amino-acid sequence MNPNRKKHGVLSMILLIWWWLTAVVVADPQINLLNSGCSQYNVSNESAFYASLNATFSSLRAQLNNNTNTRFATAQQVTGSAYATVQCRNYLSTADCLTCFTTAVAQIRNCSAANGARVIYDGCFLRYESSSFYDQTTEPGNEGICGNQTASQPTAFSVAVKELLADLQVATPRINGFFAASKKEAVGSAGNATVYAVAQCAETVSEIGCQDCLTVASRNAEVCIPSVVGRAIDAGCFLRYSETPFFADNQTTNILPFLGNGSSSNKKAIIGGVVGGVVGAVLILAVFVWFIILRRRKPIIRGDILGATELQGPVNYKYKDLKSATKNFSEENKLGEGGFGDVYKGTLKNGKIVAVKKLTISQSSRAKADFESEVKLISNVHHRNMIRLLGCCTKGPELLLVYEYMANSSLDKFLFGERRGSLNWKQRNDIIMGTARGLAYLHEEFHVCIIHRDIKTDNILLDDDFQAKIADFGLARLLPEDKSHLNTRFAGTLGYTAPEYTIHGQLSEKVDIYSFGVVVLEIICGRRMSEVKNDPNGEYLLERAWKLYENDEHQELVDETLDPNEYTTEEVKGIIEIALLCIQSSPALRPSMSEVVVLLKSKGSVERQPPSKPAYVDTDQKKVRGDTYTSPSTASSTSNATASVSLRSLVVNVKHN is encoded by the exons ATGAACCCAAATAGAAAGAAGCATGGGGTGTTGTCAATGATATTGTTAATATGGTGGTGGTTGACGGCTGTGGTTGTTGCAGACCCACAGATCAATCTCTTAAACAGCGGCTGCAGCCAATACAACGTGTCCAACGAGTCGGCCTTCTATGCAAGCCTAAACGCCACCTTCTCCAGCCTCAGAGCACAGCTCAACAACAACACCAACACCAGATTCGCAACTGCACAGCAAGTCACGGGTTCCGCCTACGCCACGGTCCAGTGCCGGAACTACCTCTCTACCGCCGACTGCCTCACTTGTTTCACCACCGCCGTCGCTCAAATCCGCAACTGCTCCGCCGCCAACGGTGCCCGCGTCATCTACGACGGCTGCTTCCTCCG CTACGAGAGCAGTAGCTTCTATGACCAAACCACTGAGCCTGGAAATGAAGGGATTTGCGGAAATCAGACAGCATCGCAGCCTACTGCTTTTAGTGTTGCGGTGAAAGAATTGTTAGCAGATCTCCAGGTTGCAACGCCTAGGATTAATGGTTTCTTTGCTGCGAGCAAGAAGGAAGCGGTTGGTAGTGCTGGTAACGCAACAGTGTATGCTGTGGCGCAGTGTGCTGAAACAGTTAGTGAAATAGGTTGTCAGGATTGCTTGACAGTTGCGTCCAGAAATGCAGAAGTATGTATTCCTAGTGTAGTTGGTCGTGCAATTGATGCTGGGTGTTTCCTGAGGTACTCAGAGACGCCCTTCTTTGCTGATAACCAAACTACTAATATTTTGCCCTTCTTAGGAAATG GAAGTTCAAGCAACAAGAAAGCCATTATTGGAGGAGTGGTGGGGGGTGTCGTAGGTGCTGTTCTCATTTTAGCTGTGTTTGTCTGGTTTATAATACTAAGAAGGCGCAAGCCAATTATTAGAG GTGACATACTAGGGGCAACTGAGCTGCAAGGCCCAGTGAATTACAAGTACAAAGATTTGAAATCTGCAACAAAAAATTTCAGTGAAGAAAACAAACTcggagaaggaggttttggtGATGTATACAAG GGTACTCTGAAAAATGGGAAGATAGTTGCTGTAAAGAAACTAACTATTAGCCAATCTTCAAGGGCAAAGGCAGATTTCGAGAGTGAAGTGAAGCTTATAAGTAATGTTCATCATCGGAACATGATCCGTCTTCTTGGGTGTTGCACCAAAGGACCAGAACTACTTCTTGTCTATGAATACATGGCAAACAGCAGCCTCGATAAATTCTTGTTTG GTGAAAGACGTGGGTCTCTCAACTGGAAACAAAGAAATGATATAATCATGGGCACAGCTAGGGGCCTTGCTTATCTCCACGAGGAATTCCATGTATGCATCATACATAGAGATATTAAAACCGACAACATTCTTCTAGATGATGATTTCCAAGCCAAGATTGCAGATTTTGGGTTAGCAAGGCTTCTACCCGAGGATAAAAGCCATCTCAACACCAGATTCGCAGGAACATT AGGGTATACAGCACCTGAATATACAATTCATGGTCAGTTATCAGAGAAGGTAGATATCTACAGTTTTGGTGTCGTTGTTCTTGAGATTATATGTGGCCGAAGAATGAGCGAGGTGAAGAATGATCCCAATGGCGAGTACCTCCTTGAGCGG GCATGGAAATTGTATGAGAATGACGAGCATCAGGAGTTGGTGGACGAAACCTTAGACCCAAACGAGTATACAACAGAAGAAGTGAAAGGAATTATCGAGATTGCTCTGTTATGCATTCAATCATCACCTGCTCTGAGGCCCTCAATGTCTGAAGTTGTCGTTTTGCTCAAAAGCAAAGGGTCAGTGGAGCGGCAGCCACCAAGCAAGCCAGCCTACGTTGATACTGATCAGAAGAAGGTTCGTGGAGACACGTACACATCCCCTTCAACCGCATCATCTACATCTAATGCCACTGCCTCTGTCTCTCTCAGGTCCCTGGTCGTTAATGTAAAACATAATTGA